A region of the Hydra vulgaris chromosome 12, alternate assembly HydraT2T_AEP genome:
CCAATTCTTCtaacgaaaatatttttaaacaatccaTCCCTCCTTATCAAGATGCATTATTTAAATCAGGTTTTATCTGCAAATTCACCTaccattcaaataaaaaacagatcCCATTCAAAAATCACAAGCGAAACATAATTTGATACAACCCACCTTTCAGTACCAATGTTGCAACAAAAATAGGAAGTCGTTTTTTGAACATGGTAGACCTGCACTTTCCGGTTGGCCACAAACTTCGTAAGATATTTAATCGAAATACCATTAAAATAAGCTACTCATGTATGCCAAACATTAAGTCCATCATTAATTCGCACAATCACAGGATATTATATAGCCGAGGTAAAGATGAGGGAAAAACATGCAACTGTGTCAATAAATCCATCTGTCCCATGAACAATCAGTGCTTGTCGAAGAACATCGTTTATCAAGCGACCGTGTCGTCAAATGAACCTGActacaaagaaaaagtatattttggctTATGTGAAACTCCATTTAAATTTCGGTATGCTAACcatctaaaatcttttaacattaataaatataaaaatgataccgAATTGTCTAAAGAAATTTGGGACATAAAAGTCAAAATGTTTACACCCTTAATTAAGTGGAAAATTGTAAAACGTTGCAATCCTTATAACACTTCGTcaaaaatttgcaatctttgtTTATACgaaaaattccttattttaacatataaaggTGATAACTTGTTAAATAAACGAAATGAGTTGATTTCAAAATGCAGACACAAGAATAAATTCCTCTTATCTTTTTTTGACACCGGTGATTAgctgatattttgttttttcttagcgACGTTAAGATCCCACTACacagtattttgtaattttagcggttttttattgtttttgaatttgtattcaatggctgatgattgccgtataggcatgaaacttaaagtaccatagaaaaagttgttttttcttcgttaatatatatgtatatcgcTCTATTTGAAgtatctttttaatattgagcactcttttacgactatgagttttgttttattattataatacaaaacagcctcaaatatcaatatatatatatatatatatatatatatatatatatatatatatatatatatatatatatatatatatatatatatatatatatatatatatatatatatatatatatatgtatatgtatgaataaaacagattaaaTATAACCATAAAGTATAGTTATTATTCCTAATCATATTAGGCTAATATGATTAGGGTTAATAACTATACTTTATGGTTATATTTAAGCATAGCCTATGCTTATTATACAAACAGATATACGCATAACTAAAATTGACATatgcataaataataatattcacaACATAACTaaacttaattaactttaaagtaactttaattattattctaaGTTATTATAATTGTGTTTATTGTTATAAGTTAAACACAACTAGGCAACAAGGTTTAAGTTAAACAAAACTAGAGGCAGTGTTCATACAGTTTATAGTAAAACATATACTTCGGCAAAACGACGAACGAGTCATCTTACCCCGTTCATCTTGCCCCAAGACTACACAATCTTCAAAGGTGATTCAGAACTATACATAAATAAGTTATCATAGCTTAATACTACTCGTTTGGCTTCCAAATTGAACAAGCTAAACGAAAAATTCTCGCTTACCTTTAGCTGGTGATGtaatgatgaaaaaaatcaaatgcaagtgaattttttttttttcctaatatcgGAAAAACCTTATTTAATACTTATCTTTCATccagaaaataatatttataaagaaaacataaataaatctaGTAGATATAATCTACATCGCTCTCAGCTACAGTCAGCTTTCATATTTAGTTGAATTTTGAAGATAATGGTAGGTTGTCATCTTTCCCCATCCTCCCCtatctggaaaaaaattttcaaagataagcgatacttaaatatataaatataattaaaaaacagttcTTTTCCTGCCTAATTTAAACGTTTGgagctgtccattaattacgtcaataAAATAGGGGGAGGGGAAATCTGAAATTTTTAGATTAAGGAAAGGAAGGGGAGGAGGAGGGGGGAGGAAGTTCAAGACAAGTTGACGTCAGacactgaaaaaaataaatagaaacaaGAATGAGGAAAATAGActaaagtttatgttttaaacaaacaagttttcaaTAAGCAATTAAATTGATTAGTTAGAAGTCCATACAAAGTTGTCTCATTCATAATCGACAATTCtgattaaattaaaagagaACAGTTATTAGTATTTTGGCTTTGTGATGCTTTAAAGCCATATAAAACAGTTGTaaaccagtttttaaaatttaaaaccatcattcaaaaaaatataaagtaccattagaaaaaagtatttagaCAAAGCTGATTCTAAACATTACCAAAAGAGATATGTAGTAAAGTTAATACGAAATGCcacattttgaaattattaaatttgtccGTAGAACTTTGCCAAAGTATCATCATGCAGTAAtcattaaacattatttattatgaaCTAATAATTGAAAGCGTCTTGGTGCTATAGAGTATTCTTTGAATTCTTCCTGGTATTATGGAGTAACCAATGAACGCTTCTTGGCACCGGCAAGAAATTGAGAACATTTCTGACGATAATACTTACGCTAAAATGTTGTTGCTTTCATGCATGTTTCAATTTATAATTAGCTTTTTTTGCAATACATTCTAattttgatgcaaaaaaaaaaaaaaagtgtcttTGTTTGCTTTTAGTTTATAATGttcttaacaaaatttaaaacgtttaaactataataatcataataaataacaatagaaaaaatttatttaacattttcctCAATTCATAGAATGAAAGCAGTAATTCAAAGTAAAGGAAGTCCTATCAAATATAAAGTTTacctttgaaattttttgaaaaataataatttttaaattttcttgaattttcCCAATGTTTACCTTGACCCACAGAAAAAGGTAGtagtatttaaaagaaaattttttaaagtagaattttaaaatagtttttagtttttaatagcTTAACTTCTTTTAGGGAAcacaataaactattttaaaattaatgttttgttttacaacttttgttCAGTTTTTGACTAAGTTCTGTTTAAAGTTTGAGTTTGTTCACcatgttttgtccgatactatAGTAGTAGGGGAGAACGGGGTGAGATGggacaaaaaaatttgcttgcGTGCTGCGCATTAAAATTTCCACAAAAACCATACAAATCGGTTTAAAACTATAGTCCAATGAATTGTCATGTTAAATTATTGCAAAACCCATTATTTAACCATCAAATTAAGTTCAAGGGCTTGGTTTTTTAGAGTGACACTGTTTGTCCCATATCACCCCAAGTTAGGGTGAAATGGGACAATGGTTGGGGTGAAATGGGacaaaaatagaaacaaataattttaagcattattttattgtttattctaCTCCttataaaacataacaatacaaaaaatttatttatgcttaacaaaaaaaaaacaccattcTAAATGCATTTGTAACTTTGTTCAACAGGTTGCTTGATGTTTAAATTGAGTCAAAATTACGTTGATGTCTGAGGGggtaacttttttctttttcttatctttatcatctttttttcttttacattctGATAAACTTTCAACTAGTTCATTTCTTGTTGGTGTGTCAGTCAATACCAGAGACCTAGAACATTTTCTTTTTGCACTTTTTCTCTTTGTCACACTTTCACCCGCTTTTGGAAATGGCTTTATATCTTCTGCTATCTAATGGTAGGCAGAAGTGCTGATTTGCTGTTTCTTTTCATTAATAACTTCAGATACAATACACAGCGATGTGGGGATTGTTTGTTTGTCGGAATTATCATTTGCTGGAATTGGTCGATCCGATACATAAGAACATAAAAAGTCGACATCACTGAAAACATATGGATCGTACGGGAAAATGCCAGCTGCtttaaaaccattttgaatgttttgggAAGTAAAGGCTCTCGTATAAGCTATTCCTAAATTTTCAGAAATGTCATATATCGTCATAGGAGTATTTTTGGTATATTTGGATGTATTTTTGGATGATGTAGATTTGGATTTTGGATGTAGATTTGGATTTGGAGTATATTTGGATGTGCCTTTAACCATGAATCCCATGCTGAattgtaaaatttctttaatggCCCAAATACTGATCTGTCAAGTGGTTGGAGTTTGTGGCTGCGATGAGGTGGCACAACATTGCTTTCCTTAGCTTTATCCATCAGTTCAAACGATATATGAGTTTTGTGGTTGTCCATTATCAAAAGTAATGGATGATCCTTGCTAGGATGTCCATACTCCACAAAATGATCaaaccatttcaaaaaaatttctatatttatccATCCACTAGGATTAGCATCACCTTTTGTACCTGTTGGTGCACCTTTAAGCATATGGCTACGAAAGTGGACACGAGGAAATATCAAAAACGGTGGAATAAAATTTCCAAAGCCATTAATGCAACCCACCATTGTAACTAGGGTTCCCCTTTCAGCAGAAGTTACCTGTCCTATTTGCTTTACTCCTTTACCAGCAATCACTTTCACTGGCTTATGAACAGTTGTCAGACCTGTTTCATCAATATTGTAAATGCAATCAGCAGAAAAGTTATAGCGCTTCTGCACACTGTCAAGGTTTTTGAAGAAAGTATCTACATTTGTGCGATTGAAACTAGTTGTTCGACTGAGACTGGTAGCTTCTGGCGTACGAATAGATAATTTTGTAcgatttaagaataaataaaaccatTCAGTTCCAGCTGCTTCACTCTTTTTCCAGTTTTCTGgtattttaatgtcattttcaCACAACcctataaaacttataatgtaattaaatttaataaggcTAATAGTGAAGAACTTTATTTAAActgaatttaaaatacaaaaatgattggcattaaaacaatacttactgTGAAAGATGTCTTCAGGACAAAGTAACAAAGAAAtccaatataattattattattttctataataaaaaacactttactATAAAGTAAACATTGAAATCTTATCATAAACATAATTTTCTGTTCActtgcttttttacaaaaatattgattataaaagttaaagtacagtaaattaaaaaaatgataaaattgaaCAGTGTCCCATTTCACCCCAATTCTCCTGTCCCAAGTCACCCCATCACTAGTAGGTGTGAgaaaacctttattttatatagttctCGTAGCTATATGCTAATCATATTTCTTCAGTAGTTAAATAAAGCAATagtgaataattaaaaaccataaacataaaaataaatgcaaacaacacataaatatttaatattaatgatgtCTTCAAAATCCAGGAAAATTGTTAGATTTTTACATATTCGCAAATAATCcgaaaaaaaacaacttctgaaacttaaaaaacacaataatacGAAGAAGCTATTGCAAacttataacatatataaaaaacttttgctttACTAAATTTTTCACTGAGATATTGCCAAGTCCCATCTCACCCCGTTCTCCCCTAATATGCAAAATGAAACGAAAACAtgattgaaatttaaaaacgtaaattttagcttttaagAAACAAAACCTTCGGATTTCTCTGAATTCCTCTGTTAAAAAGTGATCTAAGAAGATCAAGTGTCCTTTAAAGATTCTGACATAATATTGATATTTAgattaaagacaaatttattttaatttcctatatacatatatatttaaaaactaaaacaaaaatttcataaatgaaatttacataaaattttaaaatattaaaaaattatttctttataaaaaaagtcgaaaaatattgaaatttgaacaactaaaaagaaaaaaaaattacgagtttaaatttgaaacaaattttaaaatagaaatgtctataaaacatcaacaacaaaaaagtattttattttacaattgaaatttataaacaagATAAGTGTTTGAATcttttgtgataaatttttgttttattcaccattaaatataaattgcaacCATTAAATATGATTCGCAGGACTTCAAACGAATCCTTTTTGTGAGattcaaaattacaaaaacaattaactaaattaaaagcgcaactttaaaataacaaaagtatttcTTAAAAACCAATCACTTTTAACTGATTTAAACTAATCACTTTTAACTGATTTTAAACCAATCCCTTTTAACGGATTTCAAACGCTTTCTTTATTAGTGTTATGTTAGAGAAGAAATGGCCTTTACCACAGATATGATCAGTTAATGAGAATCTAAAGGTTCCAAACCATTGCTATTACTTTAAAGGATTTAAGTATAGAGCTGATGGTTGAATCAGATAGGTTTTAAGTTAATCTACTCTTTCACAGTAGTTTTCAGGAATGAGACCAGTTTTCCCATTCAAGGTACCAATAAGCCAACCATCCTCTGTAGAACTACGCACTAAAAacgtaaattaaaacttaaacacgttaaattttttttaacatgaatagcaaaacttaataaagttaaaattataatcaaGCTTATACAATATTAATGATGATATTATTTTGCTCAATATAAATGCAATACCATTGGTAATAATTGCACCAGCATTGAATGTGAGCTCAGCGCTATTCTCGGCAACGCAGGTGTACTTCGTGCGAACTTTcctaaaaaagcaaaacattcCAATAAACAGTAATTGATAACGTCAACGACAATAACAAGCAATAACGTTACATCAATAAAGAAGGATATCGTATACCAAATTGTAATAACAAGATAAAAACTGTGttaagacaaaaaattttttaaataagtatagcTGACCACTCTTTCCTTTTCGGTATATTAGGTCGAAGCATAGGATCGACAGATTTTAATCTAAcgcatttattttctttcaaagaCTCTTCAGAACCATTTGCATTTACATCAGACTTTAAATCTAATTTACTTTGGGAATTTGATACAtctctaataaaaaagtttataaataataaaacaaacttaaagtaaaaagtaaGAATGAAAAagaagtaactttaaaaattaacttactcTTCTTCACCCGTATTTAAAAATGGACTAGTAAATGGAGTAACCATGTCTGTAAACCTGAAAAGcagcatatatttaaaaatggactagtaaaaatactaataaaaactaataaaaaataaaagtaatttaatatcaacaaaatgaaacgaaagctttaaataaaaatagataacatAACGTAGTAAAGTTACGTTTTTGTCGGTAACGTAGTTTTTCGAAGAATAAAAACTACATCCaaaattatttgacaaaaacatttttaacctGTGAAACGCTTCCCACACAGCACAAAacacgttttagacgtctaatATACGTATAATTACGTTTTAATAGGTGTTTTAGACGTTTTAAACACGTTTTGCGCCTACTGGGTTATTTTCACAATAGAAATcctcaataataatttttcaacctTTTCGCTTATAATTTCTACACATAATATTTGGTTGTGTTCAAAAacatttgcataaatttttttttgaacaatccCAACAATGCTGAAAACCAAATTCATTATAACTTTGAAGTGTAAAGTTGTCATGAAAATGTAATGTAAAGTTGTCagctaaatataataaaaaaatcactacCTGATagatcaaaaacaaaataaaaacaaaaatactagtGCTAAAATAACAGAGCCGTACTAAACATTCAATTCATGTTAGTTCATGCATGCACACGTATGTTTGTTAATGCATGCACACACATTGTGTCTAACCTCATCTTTAAGTCATAAATTTTTACCGAAGACAATTTTTCAGAAACAATCATGGTTCAAAAAACTATGCaggtaaattaattttaatttcttttcttgcATATCTTGCTTGACCTCACGGTTCAGAAAAGTATCAAAAGCAAATATTTCGTTTATAtctattaagtatatatttaaaatttattgttaacttgatttatataattttagttaaattttaacaaatgttaaaaataattattattttaatgcattaacatattacatattaaatatcttttgcaTACCTAACGTTACTGGTAAATTTTTCTGATCTGGTCACTTTCCATCGTTTGATACTAAACCAATGAAATTCTAGTCAATTTAGACCAAATGCTTGTAAAATAGTAGTTACATTAAGGTTTTtcgaaataaaactattttaatattaattctaaCATGTAAACTTTCTTTAAGAACTTAAAATGCAGCTTTCTGTAAAAAAGACTTGTTAATTTTAACCATTGTCATAATTCAAACAATTCTCTGAGTAAAtgccttaaaaataaaatattgatctCGGTTTTCTTGTGttccaatataaatttttgtgatACACATTACTTTTTTTGTCTTTCTGTATAATACAAGACAGGTTTAAATCTACCTTTTAAATACcgaaaactctttaaaaaatttttgaatagcaATTGCAAACAAtggaaattattttgaatattatgaAGCAATtgcaaataatgaaaataatttttaactactaaaaacccaaaattatttttttacttgaaaaaataaaaaaaaaaaaaaaaaaaactttaaataaattttacatttttatttcaatttattttaaagaattatttttaattgttaatatttatatagtaatgttattttaatatatatatatatatatatatatatatatatatatatatatatatatatatatatattttttttttttaaatatgttagaatacaataatctttaaaacattagtcattattttaatattaaacttttttgattttaaaatgttaatttaacttacaaaaatattaattgaacttaaaaaaaaatcttacacaaacttattcataaaaataaatgacttaaaatcaaattaCCGGACGTTTCCCGTTGATTTTATTGGtggtactaaaaaaaaaaaaaaaatttaacaaattaaaaaaattacatgattataaataactagtaaaaaagttgaacaaatAGCATagttgacaatatttttttaaaaaagaaggactctgaaaaactgttttaaaataaattgtaataactTACTACGACCTAACATACCCTGCATTTCCCGCCAAGATGGCACAG
Encoded here:
- the LOC136088062 gene encoding uncharacterized protein LOC136088062, with amino-acid sequence MGHWLCENDIKIPENWKKSEAAGTEWFYLFLNRTKLSIRTPEATSLSRTTSFNRTNVDTFFKNLDSVQKRYNFSADCIYNIDETGLTTVHKPVKVIAGKGVKQIGQVTSAERGTLVTMVGCINGFGNFIPPFLIFPRVHFRSHMLKGAPTGTKGDANPSGWINIEIFLKWFDHFVEYGHPSKDHPLLLIMDNHKTHISFELMDKAKESNVVPPHRSHKLQPLDRSVFGPLKKFYNSAWDSWLKAHPNILQIQIYIQNPNLHHPKIHPNIPKILL